The DNA sequence GCTCTCTCCTCATGCTGGCCAATCACTCGCTTTCCTTCCTCTACGTCCACAAGGTGCTTCGCGACCAAAGCCTTTACGGCTCTGTCGGTATTATACCAGTTCTGATGTTTGGCCTATATTTGTTCTGGTTGATCGTTCTCGTTTCGTGTCAGGTCGCCTACGCGGTCCAGAACGCCAACAACCTCACGAACGAAGAAGCGTGGAGCAACATTAGCCCCCAGACCCGTGAATCACTTGCGCTCTCTTGCTTCCTTTACGTTGCCCGAAAGTTCCTTCGCTACCAGGAGCCACCCAGCACCACCGAGATTGCCAACCAACTGAGAGTGCCGGCACAATTGATGAACAATTGTCTGAGCCAGCTAACTTCTTCCGGGTGGATTCGCCCAATCGAACCAAACGAAAAGGACCGGCAGGCAGAAACCCGTTTTCAGCCGGGGTTACCGCTGGATCAAAAAACCCTTGGCGACTTCCATCGAAGTCTTTCTCGGGAGGGCAACAATCAGGGCGCCCATATTCTTGGAGACGTCGAGCCCCTCCTCCAAGAGTTTCAGTCTGCCTTCGTTTTCTCAGGTAGCCTCGACCGGTCGATTGCCGAGGTCCTGAGAGAAGATGGAGAGACGAAGTCGTAAAGTGCCCTAAATGAGTTTTCGGTGCTGAAAGGAATCAGGTTCGACAGATCACGAATTGAGCCATAATGGCTCACCCATTTAAGAACGCCCGATCATTGTCACTTGAATACCTTCGATCTTTAAAGGATCGGCGTTATTCAGACCTTCATAATTAGTTCTTAAAATATTGATATAGATATATTTAAGAATTATTTTTTCAGACCCAGAAGCCTTTTAGATTCTATTTCGATTCCACAGATTTCGGCATCGGTTGTGCAACAACAATAACCATGAACCCTGATTTTAATCGATTTACCGAAAAAGCCCGAGAAGCCGTTGTGGAAGCTCAGGCTCTTGCGCGGGAACACCAAAATTCCCAGATCGAGCCCGCGCACCTACTGGCCACCCTAGCCCATCAGGAAAACGGTATTGTTCCCGGACTGCTCAACCGCCTGCAAATCACTCCTCACGCTATCGTCCTTGCCGCAAACCGTGAGATCGAGAGGCTTGCAAAAGTCAGCGGTTCAACTGGGCAGGCGGGGATAGGCACCGATTTGCAAGCTGCTTTGACTGAAGCGGAGAGCGTAGCCAAACGCAGGAAAGACGAGTTTATCAGCACGGAGCATCTCCTTCTTGGCCTGATCGCCAGCGGTAGACCCCCCTCATTAAAGGAACTTTTCAAGAGTTTTGAGATCACCTCCAAAAAGATCGAAGAAGCACTACAAGAGGTTCGAGGTGACCAACGAGTGACTTCAGAGAATCCAGAGGCCTCATTTGAAGCGCTTGCCAAATATGGTGAAGACCTCGTGCAGAAAGCTCGGGACAACAAACTGGATCCGGTCATCGGGCGGGACGACGAAATTCGACGCGTGATCCGCATTCTTTCCCGCAAAACGAAGAATAACCCGGTTCTGATCGGCGAACCGGGCGTGGGAAAAACGGCGATTGCGGAAGGACTTGCCCAGCGAATCGTCAGAGGCGACGTGCCGGATGGTTTGAAAGATCGAACCATCTTCTCACTCGATCTCGGATCCCTTTTGGCGGGAGCAAAGTATCGAGGAGAATTTGAGGAGCGCCTGAAGGCTGTTTTGCAGGAAGTAAAGAATAGCGATGGGCGCATAATCCTCTTCATCGATGAATTACACACGATCGTCGGAGCCGGTAAGGCTGAGGGAGCGATGGATGCAGGAAACATGCTAAAGCCCATGCTAGCCCGCGGAGAACTTCACTGTATTGGTGCTACCACCCTGGATGAGTACCGACAAAACATTGAGAAAGACGCAGCACTTGAACGTCGTTTTCAGACCGTGATGGTCGATCAACCCACCGTAGAAGATACGATTTCAATTCTGCGGGGGCTCAAAGAACGTTTCGAGGTGCATCATGGAGTTCGGATACAGGACAACGCCCTTGTGCAGGCCTCTACCCTATCGAATCGCTATATCAGTGACCGTTTTCTCCCGGACAAGGCGATCGACCTTGTGGACGAGGCCTGTGCGATGATCCGTACTGAGATGGACAGTATGCCTGGGGAGATGGATTCGCTGAATCGAAGAATCCTTCAACTCGAGATTGAGGAGGCTGCCCTCAAGAACGAGAAGGACGACGTGAGCAAAAGGCGCTTGGAGGCGCTCAATAAGGAATTGTCCGACATGCGTGAGTCGATGGACGGCCTACGAGCTGAGTGGGAAAACGAAAAAGAGGTCATCAACGAAGCCCGTTCCATTCGAAAGGAAATTGAAGATACACGCCACGCGATGGAGACTGCCGAACGTCAGTATGACTTGAGCACTCTGGCCGAACTGCAGCATGGCAAGCTGCCTCAACTGGAGGAAAAACTAAAAAGCTACGAAAAGGCAGAGTCTCAGACCCATCTCCTCAAGGAAGTGGTTTCCGCCGAAGAGATCGCCGATATCGTTGGGCGGTGGACGGGAATCCCCGTCTCCCGCTTGCTCGAGGGTGAACGGGAGAAGCTGATGCGTTTGGAGGAGATCCTCCACGACCGAGTGATTGGTCAGGACGAAGCTGTTGAACGTACTACCGAGGCCATTCTCCGGGCACGCGCAGGGATCAAGGATCCCAACCGCCCCATTGGCTCGTTTCTTTTCCTGGGTCCGACTGGTGTGGGAAAGACTGAGCTAGCAAAGACGCTTGCCCGCACTCTCTTCGATACAGAGGCCAACTTGACGCGCATCGATATGTCCGAGTACATGGAGAAGCATGCCGTTGCCCGCCTTATTGGGGCACCTCCTGGTTACGTTGGATTCGAGGAAGGCGGCCAGTTGACGGAAGCCGTCCGCCGCAAGCCTTACAGCGTGCTCCTTTTTGACGAAATCGAGAAGGCTCACCCGGATGTCTTCAATGTCCTGCTTCAGGTGATGGACGATGGGCGCATAACCGATTCTCACGGGCGAACCGTAGATTTTAAGAATACGGTGATCATCATGACTTCGAACGTTGGCAGTCGTCACTTGCAGGAAGGCGTGAAAGGGGAACTGATTCCTGACTCGGTT is a window from the Verrucomicrobiota bacterium genome containing:
- the clpB gene encoding ATP-dependent chaperone ClpB, coding for MNPDFNRFTEKAREAVVEAQALAREHQNSQIEPAHLLATLAHQENGIVPGLLNRLQITPHAIVLAANREIERLAKVSGSTGQAGIGTDLQAALTEAESVAKRRKDEFISTEHLLLGLIASGRPPSLKELFKSFEITSKKIEEALQEVRGDQRVTSENPEASFEALAKYGEDLVQKARDNKLDPVIGRDDEIRRVIRILSRKTKNNPVLIGEPGVGKTAIAEGLAQRIVRGDVPDGLKDRTIFSLDLGSLLAGAKYRGEFEERLKAVLQEVKNSDGRIILFIDELHTIVGAGKAEGAMDAGNMLKPMLARGELHCIGATTLDEYRQNIEKDAALERRFQTVMVDQPTVEDTISILRGLKERFEVHHGVRIQDNALVQASTLSNRYISDRFLPDKAIDLVDEACAMIRTEMDSMPGEMDSLNRRILQLEIEEAALKNEKDDVSKRRLEALNKELSDMRESMDGLRAEWENEKEVINEARSIRKEIEDTRHAMETAERQYDLSTLAELQHGKLPQLEEKLKSYEKAESQTHLLKEVVSAEEIADIVGRWTGIPVSRLLEGEREKLMRLEEILHDRVIGQDEAVERTTEAILRARAGIKDPNRPIGSFLFLGPTGVGKTELAKTLARTLFDTEANLTRIDMSEYMEKHAVARLIGAPPGYVGFEEGGQLTEAVRRKPYSVLLFDEIEKAHPDVFNVLLQVMDDGRITDSHGRTVDFKNTVIIMTSNVGSRHLQEGVKGELIPDSVHESVMAELRQSFRPEFLNRIDDTILFKPLTRKEISSITHLLVADLNTRLEERRIRIEPTEAAYEWIAEEGYDPVYGARPLRRFIQRQVETLMARAIISGEIEEGQVVGLDHVNGETTLKPNGTFSDEQAA